The DNA window AGTTTCGCGGCCACCCCGTCGTCCTGAACTTCTGGGCCTCGTGGTGTCCGCCGTGCCGCGCCGAAATGCCGGCCCTCGAGGCCGCCTACCAGCGGTATCGCGCCCGCGGCGTCGTCGTGATCGGTATCGACGGCGCGAGCGATACCATGTCGGCGAGCCGGCGGTTTCTGATGGATCGAGGCGTCACATACCCGGTGGGGCGTGACAACCGCGGGCAGGTGGCCGCCGCGTACCGCGTGACTGCCTTTCCGACGACGTTCTTTATCACCGCCGGCGGCCGTGTGGCCGGCACGGCGTTGACGGGTGGGTTTACCGGTCCGGACGGTACGAAGGAGCTCACGAAGCAAATCGAGGCACTACTGCGCTAGGGGGGGCTGCCATGCCGCAGATTTTGTGTGCCGGTCGACGTGCGACGTTGGTCGCAGTGGTACTTTCTCTTATCGGGGGGTCGGCCGCCGCCGTGCTGGCCCAGACCGCCCCTCCGCCCGCCGCACCCCCGGCCTTGCTGGTGGTCCCGGGGCTCGGGGTTGGCCGGTGGACGCTGGACCACAAACTCGCCGACTATGTTTGGCAGTTCGGCGTGCCCCAGGTCAGGGCGAGCGGCACCGATGTGGTGTTCCGGCCGCAGATGGATGAGACATCGTGGGCCACCCCGCCGCTCGCCGTCGTGTACCCACCGTCCTCCGACACCGTCTGGGCCGTCGGGACGAGCGATCCCGGGGCGCAGACGATCGACAAGGTCGGCGTTGGGTCGACGGAGGAGCAGGTGACCACGGCGTATAATGATGCGACGGTCGTGCTCCAGGTGCCGTTGCGGTCGAAAACCCTGATCTACGACGCACGCGGCATCGCCTTCGAACTCGCGTACGTCCCGGCGACCGGGCAATACGGCGCGGCGCACCGCGTGTTTGTGTTCCGGCCGGGGCTGGCGCGGGCAATCTGGAGACTTCCGTGAGGTTGTGCCGAACCCTTGCCGAAGCCTCTTGACTTTTCTCGTCACTTGTGATTGAATGGCTGGGCTAACAACTTCATAGCAGGACCGCTTTGTAGGGGCAAACCCAGAGCGATCTGGGGACGCAAAGCCACGGGACTGGCCGGGAAACCGGAAAGTCAGCCGGGTTGCCAAAGTCGGCACTCGACGCTCCCCGTGGCCCCGGGGGGCTTTTTTTATCCCCCCGGGGCCACACCCTCAGCAGCGACCGTCTCAGCCGCGACGCAGGTGTCGCGGATCGGCACCCCGGCAGACTGGACCTGGATCCATTCGGCCGGGGGGCACGATGGACATCACGGAACTGCTGGTCATGACGCGGGAGCGGGAAGCCTCCGATCTCCACCTCACCGTCGGAAATCCCCCGACGCTGCGGATCCACGGGAAGCTCGTCCGCCT is part of the bacterium genome and encodes:
- a CDS encoding TlpA disulfide reductase family protein; this encodes MGSSVVRLPRGMGPAALAVLVLFALALGITALRTVLHTGAGEVAGQSVAPRARVGTDPGAVAPAFSALPYRGTAPVTLAQFRGHPVVLNFWASWCPPCRAEMPALEAAYQRYRARGVVVIGIDGASDTMSASRRFLMDRGVTYPVGRDNRGQVAAAYRVTAFPTTFFITAGGRVAGTALTGGFTGPDGTKELTKQIEALLR